ATCACCGTGTTCAAGGCGCCCTACGACAGCAAGGACGCCATCGAGCGCGCACATGGGGTGCTGCAGCGGATCGACGATGCGCTGGCCGGCCGCCAATGGATTGCCGCCGACCATCCGACCATCGCCGATGTGGCGCTGTACAGCTACACGGCGCGGGCGCCCGAAGGCTATGTCGACCTGAAGGCCTACGCCAACGTGCGCGAGTGGCTGGCGCGCGTGGAAGCGCTGCCCGGCTTTGCCCCGTTCCAGCAGACCGCCATCGGGCTGGCTGCCTGAAACGCGTCCAACGCATCGCACGCACCCACCCACCCATCCGCTTCGGCAAAAAGGAGGCCGCCATGACCCCGCACCCCGCTCCCCATGTGGAAATCCTGCCTGGTACGCCCTGGCATACCGGCGAGCGACTGCTGCAGGCCAGCATCGGCGCCGACGAACGGCTGGCCGAAGTGGGCTCGCGCGTGGTGCGCGACTATATGCCCGACCAGCATCGCGATTTCTTTGGCATGCTGCCGTCGATAGTGATTGGCACTGTGGCGGCCGACGGACGTCCCTGGGCCACGGTGCGCGGCGGCCGGCCCGGCTTCATGCATTCGCCCGATCCGCGCCAACTCGACGTGGCCCTGGTGCGCGACGCCGACGACCCGGCCGAAGCGGGCATGGCGGACGGCAACGCCATCGGGCTGCTCGGCATCCAGCCGCATACGCGGCGCCGCAACCGCATGAACGGCACGATCCATCGCGACGATGCGCAGGGCTTCCAGGTATCCGTGGAGCAGAGCTTCGGGAACTGCCCGCAATATATCCAGAAGCGCGAGCCCATCCTCATCCGCGACCCCGCCACGCCGGCCGGCCAGCCGCCCAGGATGCTGGATGCGCTGGACGCCCAGGCGCGCGCCCTGATCGGCCATGCGGATTCGTTCTTCGTGGCCACCTATGTGGACCTGCCCGGCGGGCAGCGCCAGGTGGATGTGTCGCATCGGGGCGGCAAGCCCGGCTTTGTGCGTGTCGATGACGATGGCAGCCTGACGATTCCGGACTTCCAGGGCAATACGTTCTTCAACACGCTCGGCAACATGATGGTCAACCCGGTGGCCGGACTGGTGTTCGTGAGCTACGCCACGGGCGATCTGCTGCAACTGAGCGGCCGCACGGAGGTCATCGTCGATTCGCCAGAAATCGCCACCTTCGAGGGTGCGCAACGGCTGTGGCGCTTTGTGCCCGAGCAGATCGTGCGGCGCGACCGCGCGCTGCCGCTGCGCTGGGACATCGACCCCGACGGCGCGTCGCCGCAGGCGCTGGCCACGGGCAGTTGGCGCTGAAATTCCGTCCGTGGCACGTGGCGCCGGGCCCACTGCTGTCACGGAATTGTCATCTCCCGACCGGACGATGGGCGTCTGCCGCGCGCCAGGCGGCAGCCATCGCCTGTTTCATCCTGTCTGGGGAGCACAACGATGAACACCCACGTTCAAGCGGCCAATCGCGCCGCGACACCGCACGCCCGTCCCGACCTCGACCGCCGCCCAGGAAAAATCACCTGGGCGTTGTTTATTGCGCTGCTGCTGCTCGGGCTGGGCTACGCCGGTGCCAGCCTGTTCCACGATGTGTCCAGCACGGAGGCGCCCGCGACCACGCTGCTGCCCTACCTGTTGCTGGGCGTGGCCCTGCTGATCGCGCTGGGCTTCGAGTTCGTCAACGGCTTCCACGACACCGCCAACGCGGTGGCCACCGTCATCTACACCCATTCCCTGCCGCCGCACTTCGCCGTGGTCTGGTCGGGGCTGTTCAATTTCCTGGGCGTGCTGGTGTCGAGCGGTGCCGTGGCATTCGGCATCATCTCTCTGCTGCCCGTCGAGCTGATCCTGCAGGTC
This region of Cupriavidus sp. EM10 genomic DNA includes:
- a CDS encoding pyridoxamine 5'-phosphate oxidase family protein, whose product is MTPHPAPHVEILPGTPWHTGERLLQASIGADERLAEVGSRVVRDYMPDQHRDFFGMLPSIVIGTVAADGRPWATVRGGRPGFMHSPDPRQLDVALVRDADDPAEAGMADGNAIGLLGIQPHTRRRNRMNGTIHRDDAQGFQVSVEQSFGNCPQYIQKREPILIRDPATPAGQPPRMLDALDAQARALIGHADSFFVATYVDLPGGQRQVDVSHRGGKPGFVRVDDDGSLTIPDFQGNTFFNTLGNMMVNPVAGLVFVSYATGDLLQLSGRTEVIVDSPEIATFEGAQRLWRFVPEQIVRRDRALPLRWDIDPDGASPQALATGSWR